The genomic interval CGTGGCGTGCCCCATGTAGTAGCGGCCGAGCGGCCCGTCGACGCCGCCGAAGAGCTCGGGCCGGCGACGCTGCACCCCCAGCAGGAAGCGCGTGATCTCGAGCCCGCCCATCGCCAGGACGTAGGTACCGGCGGTGACGGAGAACCGCGCGCCGGCGCGCTCGACGACGAGCCCGGCCACGGACCCGTCGTCGGTGAGGTCGAGGTCGACGAGACGGGCGCCGAGGAGCGCGCTGACCAGCGGGTGGGACGTGACCCGGGCGCCCAGCCCGGGGGCGAGCACGGGCTGGCGCGTCCAGCGCTCCAGGTTCGAGATCCGGAACTCGGTGAGGCCGTCCCAGTCGGGCCGGGGCGAGGCGAACTCCGCCGCCCCGCAGTCCAGGTGCTCGGCGGCAGCCGCGTACGACGGGAGCACGTCGTCGAAGTCGATCGGCCAGCGACTGTCGGGGATGTAGTCGCGCTCCTGGAAGTCGATGGGCTCGTACGCCACGCACCGCCCGCCCCACAGCCACGACGTCCCCCCGATGCCCTGGCGTGTCGTGAGGTCGATCGGGGCGTGCCGAGCGGGGTCGACGATGTGCGTGCGGGTGCCGTGGGCGGCGGAGACGTCGCGCTTGCCCGAGGTGGCCGTACCCGCGTCGACGAGCAGCACCTTCTGCCCTGCTCGTGCGGACTCCAGCGCGAACGCGAGCCCGACGGGTCCCGCGCCCACGACACAGCAGTCGTAGTCGTTGGCGAGCGGTTCCGAGGGAGACAGGATTGTCATGAGAAGGCCTCTCGATCTTCGTTGCGGACGCGCGTCGAATCGTCGCGTTCCCAGGTGTGTGCGCCCGCTCGCCGGATCGCGCGATCCGCGAGGGCACGGCTGACGACGGTGATCGCGGCATACGCGATCGCGTCGAGCGCGGTCCGTGGCCCACGGATCGACGCGGTCAGGGCCGTGCCCCGTGAGCGGGTCTCGGCAGGGATGTGCAGCTCGAGGTAGCCGCGGCGCTGACGTGACAGGACGTTCACCAGGTCGGAGACGGTACGCGGGGTTCGCACCCGCGTGGGCGTCGTCGAGACGATCTGCTTCTCGCTCTCGGAGAACTGCGCGTCGAACCAGGAGTCGTCGGCCGTCACCGCCGGGAACGCGCCCAGGCGCCGGTGCCCTTCCTCGTTCGTGGCAAAGCTGCCGGCGCCCCAGAGCCGCAGGGGCCCCGGGATCCGGCTTCGTGCGCGGTAGTAGCCGCGGACCAGCGGTGACGCCGAGGAGATGTCGTAGGCGTGCGTCGGGCGCGCCGCGCGGACGCCGGGCCCGGTCAGCGCCGCGAAGGTCTCGAGGACGGCGGCGGGGGAGACCTCGATGTCGGCGTCGAGGTAGAGCCGGGGCCAGCGGGTCGCGATCCGGTCACCCAGGTTGAGCGCAGCGGTCTTCGAGCGCTCGGGCGTGTCCTCGACCCGGGCCCAGGGGAAGGTCCGGGCCACCTGTGCCGTGTCGTCCGAGCAGCCGTTGCACACGACGATGACCTCGACGGACGGCGAGGCCGCCAGCGGTGCCAGCGCGCGCAGGGTCCGCGCGATCACCTGCGCCTCGTTGTGGGCGGGGATGATCACAGAACCCTCGGCGGTTCCGAGCGGCGGCCGCTCGGCAGGGAAGGCGAACGCCGACGGGTCGTCGACCGCGGCGCCGTCGGCGGTGTGCGAGCGACGCACGTCTGTACGGATCATCACCGGTCCGCGGGTGGCTCGACGGGCGGGGTGCGGCGCACCGCGAGGTAGGCGCCCGGGCCGTTGACCAGGTAGCGCCGGGCGAGGCGCCGCGGTTCGAGGGCGAGTCGCCACGCCCACTCCAGCCCGTGCCGCGCCATCCAGTCCGGGCAGCGCCGGACGCGGTGCGCGAGGAAGTCGACGACCGCGCCGAACGCGAGGAAGACCTTGGCGCCGCTCAGCGCGCCGTACCGGTCGATCCACAGTTCCTGCCGCGGCTTGCCCAGGCACACGACCAGGATGTCGACGTCGGCCGCCGCGATCTCCTGGGCGAGCGCATGGGACGTGTCGGCGTCGAGCAGGTCCGCGCGCGACGGCGCCCACAGGCCGGCGATCCGCAGGTGCGGGTGGGAGACGGCGAGCGCTTGACGCAGCAGCAGGTGCGTCTCGGGCGCACCTCCGACGAACCCGACGCTCACGCCGTCGGCTGCCGCGTTGCGCAGGATCGGACCGATCAGGTCGCTGCCGGCCAGGCGCGGCCAGCGCGTGCCGGTGAGCTGCTCCGTCCGGGTCGCGATCGGTGCGCCGTCGATGAGGTGGAGCCAGTGGAGCGGTGCGCTGCGACCCTCCCGGATTCCGAACGCGCCGTGCAGGTAGCCGCCCGAGCCGAAGTAGTGCAGGTGGTCGAGGTTGACCGAGACGACCGCGAGCGGCGGCGTCGCGTCGTCGGTCGTGGACCGCTCGCGGATCGCCGTCACGGCGATCGGCTCGGAGCACAGGTCGACGGGCACGGCGCCGACCGTGATGCGCGCCGGGCGGTCGCCACGAGCAGCGACCGCCCGTTCGACGACGTGTGCTTGGGCGTTGCTCAGCGTCATGTTCCCCTCCGCTGCCGTGCATCGTTCGTCGATGCCTCACCACCTGGAACGCTAATCCCCGCTCGGGTCCGGGAACGGTGTCGTTCCGGGCGAAATGTCGAGTGGAAGGGTGAAAAGCCCGGCGGGGTCACGGCGACACGGCACCCGCCTGAGAGGGTTTCGGCGTGGACGAGGTCGAGAGTTCGCACGCCACCACGACGGCTCGGGCCCGGTGGCGCTCGTGCGGCACGCCGCTCGTGATCGCGGCCGTCGTGGCCTGCCTCGTGGCAGCGGGACCGTCGTACCTCGCACTGCCGCGCGTGCGCGCCTGGGACGCCGCGACGGTGGCCGCCGTCGGGGGCTACCAGGACGGGGTCTGGCACTGGATGCGGGGCGGTCTCGCCTACCTCGCCGGACCCTTCCTGGGCGTCGTCACCGTGCTGTCGGCGGTCCTCGTCGCGAGGCGGGACCGGCGCCAGGCGGGTGTGGTTGCCGCGGTCGCGGCGGCGGGCTACCTGGCCGTCGAGGCCGTCAAGGCCGGGGTGCTCCCGCTGCCGGGTGCGGCGGGCGGAGCGTTCGCCGTGACGCGGCTGAGCGGGCACGGCGCGTCCGCCGCCGCCGCCCTCGTGGCCGTCGTCGCGGCCGCGTCCACGCGCCGTCGCGTCGTCGCTGCGGGCGGGGTCGTGGCGCTCGTGGGCGTGGGCACCGCGGTCGTGCTCGCCCGGTGGCACCTGTTCGCCGACGGCGTGCTGGCGATGCTCATGGTGGCGGTCGTCGCGTCGGCCGCGTCGGCCGCCGTGCGTGCGGTGCGTGGCTGCGTCCGTGCGCGGAACCTGCCGGCGCGGAACCTGCCCGCGCGGAACCTGCCTACGACGACCGTGAACGTCGCCCCTCGGCCCGTGCTCGCCCCGCTCGTCATGGCCGCGCTCGGCGTCGTCGTGGTGACGGTTCTTGCGGCCGGAGCGGGCACCGGCGTCGTCACCCCGCGAGGCATCGTGGGCGTGCTCGCGGCCGGCGCGGGGATGCTGGCCGGGGCCGCGCTCGTCGTGGTGGCAGCGAGCCTGGACCTCGCGGCGGCGTGGGAGGAGCAGGCGAGCCCGGGCGAGGGGCGACGGACCACCCGGCACGTGCGGGGAGCGGCGACGCGGCCTCGCTGACGCCTGTGGCCGCCGGGCCGTGGAACGGGACTCCGCGATCCTTCCTGGCCCGGCGTACGCTGGACCGGCAGCCCGGATGCCCTGCCCAGGGGACGATCCGGGCACGTCGTCGTGCGCCTGCGAGCCCGCCGAGGCCCCGTGGCGCGGATCCCTCGACCCGGAGCGTCACTCGTGAACCTCACCGGCCTCGTCCCCGCCGTCCTCGCCGACCCCGGGGCGGCCGCCGCCCTGGAGGACGTCCGTGCGCGCGGACGCGTCGACGTCGTCGGGCCGCAGGGCGTGCGGGCGCCGCTGCTGGTCGCGGCGTCCCGGCGCCGGCCGCTCGTCGTCGTGACCGCGACGGGCCGCCAGGCCGACGAGCTCGCCTCGTCGGTGCGCGCCTACCTGCCCGACGAGGAGTCGGACGACGTCGCGGTGCTGCCGTCGTGGGAGACGCTGCCGCACGAGCGGCTCAGCCCGCGCGCCGACACCGTCGCCCGGCGCATCGCGGTGTTCCGGCGCCTGGCCCACCCGGCCGCTGCGCGCGGGCCTGCCGGGCCGATCCGCGTGCTGGTCATGCCCGTGCGCGCGCTGCT from Xylanimonas allomyrinae carries:
- a CDS encoding glycosyltransferase; its protein translation is MIRTDVRRSHTADGAAVDDPSAFAFPAERPPLGTAEGSVIIPAHNEAQVIARTLRALAPLAASPSVEVIVVCNGCSDDTAQVARTFPWARVEDTPERSKTAALNLGDRIATRWPRLYLDADIEVSPAAVLETFAALTGPGVRAARPTHAYDISSASPLVRGYYRARSRIPGPLRLWGAGSFATNEEGHRRLGAFPAVTADDSWFDAQFSESEKQIVSTTPTRVRTPRTVSDLVNVLSRQRRGYLELHIPAETRSRGTALTASIRGPRTALDAIAYAAITVVSRALADRAIRRAGAHTWERDDSTRVRNEDREAFS
- a CDS encoding WecB/TagA/CpsF family glycosyltransferase; this encodes MTLSNAQAHVVERAVAARGDRPARITVGAVPVDLCSEPIAVTAIRERSTTDDATPPLAVVSVNLDHLHYFGSGGYLHGAFGIREGRSAPLHWLHLIDGAPIATRTEQLTGTRWPRLAGSDLIGPILRNAAADGVSVGFVGGAPETHLLLRQALAVSHPHLRIAGLWAPSRADLLDADTSHALAQEIAAADVDILVVCLGKPRQELWIDRYGALSGAKVFLAFGAVVDFLAHRVRRCPDWMARHGLEWAWRLALEPRRLARRYLVNGPGAYLAVRRTPPVEPPADR